A region of Frederiksenia canicola DNA encodes the following proteins:
- a CDS encoding DMT family transporter — translation MQTHQPVKGAIAIITAGVLFACVNTLIPKLTSVSPIDASVIALVQYLVAFIFLLPSMMNLGFTQSLKTKNFGWHCFRVFLSAIGIQCWTMALAYPIPIWQGIALLMTSPLFVTIGSGLLLKEKVDRKRWIATFLGFVGAMIILEPWSENFDWIVLLPVAAAFFWACYSLMVKKLSSDDSPTTMVAYLFILITPFNLLIALTNLSPAGFGMPSMSDLGWLILLGFFTALAQLAVAKAYSLADASYIQPFDFIKLPLNVLAGWLVFNWVPPGKLWLGAAIIIAATMYITHAESKQAKVAK, via the coding sequence ATGCAAACGCATCAACCCGTTAAAGGGGCCATTGCAATCATTACCGCAGGTGTACTTTTTGCTTGTGTGAATACTTTGATCCCTAAATTGACCTCGGTTTCACCTATAGATGCCAGCGTGATTGCCTTGGTGCAATATTTAGTTGCATTCATTTTTCTGTTACCAAGTATGATGAATCTGGGGTTCACGCAATCCTTGAAAACGAAGAATTTTGGTTGGCACTGTTTTCGAGTTTTTCTTTCTGCAATTGGTATTCAATGTTGGACGATGGCATTGGCTTATCCGATTCCAATTTGGCAAGGCATTGCATTGTTGATGACCTCACCGCTTTTCGTGACAATCGGTTCAGGGCTATTGCTGAAAGAAAAAGTCGATCGTAAACGTTGGATTGCGACTTTTTTAGGTTTTGTTGGGGCAATGATTATTTTAGAACCTTGGTCAGAAAATTTTGATTGGATCGTGCTTCTGCCAGTGGCTGCAGCATTTTTCTGGGCGTGTTATTCCTTGATGGTGAAAAAACTCTCTAGTGATGATTCTCCTACTACAATGGTGGCATACCTATTTATTTTAATTACGCCATTCAATTTATTGATCGCCTTAACTAATTTAAGCCCAGCAGGTTTTGGTATGCCATCAATGAGCGATTTGGGCTGGTTAATTTTACTTGGCTTTTTTACTGCACTTGCACAGCTTGCAGTTGCCAAAGCGTATAGCTTGGCGGATGCTTCTTACATTCAACCTTTTGATTTTATTAAGCTGCCATTAAATGTACTTGCGGGATGGTTGGTCTTTAATTGGGTTCCACCAGGTAAATTGTGGTTAGGAGCCGCGATCATTATTGCCGCAACAATGTATATCACTCACGCAGAATCTAAGCAGGCAAAAGTAGCTAAATGA
- a CDS encoding SanA/YdcF family protein: MKEKVENEEKITKATFFYKVARYFWAFLKGLVWLIFPLLILMLVIDLGTSYLVKDRIYTDIQQLPKREYAVVLGTAKYYPSGRQNLYYKYRLEAAYAIYRSQKSDYFLMSGDNQTAYYNEPKTMTNDLRQMGMPSSVIKQDYAGYNTLDSILRADKVFKLKPFTIVSQRFHCERALMIAKFHDIDAICFVATYPEQHYRVRIREFIARTGMVWRFLIGADATTLEDSKIIEPPVK; the protein is encoded by the coding sequence ATGAAGGAAAAAGTAGAAAACGAAGAGAAAATAACCAAAGCAACCTTTTTTTATAAGGTTGCTCGTTATTTTTGGGCGTTTTTGAAAGGCTTGGTATGGCTAATTTTTCCGTTATTGATATTGATGCTAGTTATCGATCTAGGGACGAGTTATTTAGTAAAAGATCGCATCTATACGGATATTCAGCAACTCCCTAAACGAGAATATGCGGTCGTACTTGGAACCGCTAAATATTATCCTTCAGGACGCCAGAATTTGTATTACAAATATCGTCTAGAGGCAGCCTACGCCATTTACCGATCACAAAAATCCGATTATTTTTTAATGAGTGGTGATAATCAGACGGCTTATTATAATGAACCAAAAACAATGACAAATGATTTACGCCAAATGGGGATGCCAAGTAGCGTAATAAAGCAGGATTATGCGGGATACAATACTTTAGATTCCATTTTGCGAGCAGATAAAGTCTTTAAACTGAAGCCATTTACGATTGTATCTCAACGTTTTCATTGTGAGAGAGCCTTAATGATCGCTAAATTTCACGATATTGATGCGATTTGCTTTGTTGCAACATATCCAGAGCAACATTATCGTGTGCGCATTCGAGAGTTTATTGCTCGAACGGGAATGGTATGGCGTTTCTTGATAGGTGCTGATGCGACAACATTAGAAGATTCAAAAATTATTGAGCCACCAGTTAAATGA
- the hpf gene encoding ribosome hibernation-promoting factor, HPF/YfiA family produces the protein MTINISSKQMEVTPAIRTHIEERLAKLNKWQTQLINPHFMIHKLPNSYEVEASIGTPVGDLFAKAQDADLYKAINEVETKLETQLNKQKHKGEARRADESIKKLNDAQ, from the coding sequence ATGACAATCAATATTTCAAGCAAACAGATGGAAGTGACTCCTGCAATTCGTACGCACATTGAAGAGCGTTTAGCGAAATTGAATAAGTGGCAAACCCAGCTAATCAACCCGCATTTTATGATTCATAAATTGCCAAACAGTTATGAAGTTGAAGCCTCAATTGGTACGCCCGTTGGCGATCTTTTCGCAAAAGCACAAGATGCCGATTTATACAAAGCAATTAACGAAGTCGAAACCAAATTAGAAACTCAGTTAAACAAACAAAAACACAAAGGTGAAGCCCGTCGAGCGGATGAAAGCATTAAAAAACTGAATGATGCACAATAA
- a CDS encoding Kdo(2)-lipid IV(A) acyltransferase: protein MRENKFPPFQTAFLYPKYWGLWLGLGLFRVILCLPYPVLVFIGRGLGRLFGRLGFGKKRMQIARRNLELCFPHYTSGQIEQILCENRDSVGMAIIETGMAWFWSDKRILKWSKIEGLEHLKQPEGVGVIFVGVHFLTLELGARIVGLHHQGIGVYRPNDNPLLDWIQFRGRVRSNKGMLDRKDLRGMIKALKAGETIWYAPDHDYGRKNSVFVPFFAVEQTCTTAGTRMLLRSAPNAVVVPFSPIRHADYSGYTVKISPVVDFSQCENDIDTATRMNQVVEAEIMQAQSQYMWLHRRFKTRPHENDPNLY from the coding sequence ATGAGAGAGAATAAATTCCCGCCGTTCCAAACGGCTTTTTTATACCCTAAATATTGGGGATTATGGCTTGGGCTTGGGCTATTTCGAGTTATTTTGTGCTTGCCGTATCCCGTTCTGGTATTTATAGGCAGAGGTTTAGGCAGATTATTTGGGCGGCTTGGTTTTGGAAAAAAGCGTATGCAAATTGCTCGCCGCAATCTTGAATTGTGCTTTCCGCATTATACAAGCGGCCAGATCGAGCAAATTTTATGCGAAAATCGTGATTCAGTTGGAATGGCGATTATCGAAACGGGAATGGCATGGTTCTGGTCGGATAAACGCATTCTCAAATGGTCAAAAATCGAAGGATTGGAGCATCTTAAACAACCTGAAGGTGTGGGGGTGATTTTTGTCGGCGTGCATTTTTTGACGTTAGAACTCGGGGCGAGAATTGTTGGTTTGCATCACCAAGGCATTGGCGTGTATCGCCCGAATGATAATCCGCTACTGGATTGGATCCAATTTCGTGGACGAGTGCGTTCCAATAAAGGAATGCTAGATCGCAAAGACTTGCGGGGAATGATCAAAGCCTTAAAAGCAGGCGAAACGATTTGGTATGCCCCTGATCACGATTACGGTCGCAAAAATAGCGTTTTCGTGCCGTTTTTTGCGGTTGAACAGACTTGTACCACGGCGGGTACACGAATGCTACTTCGTTCTGCTCCGAATGCGGTGGTTGTGCCCTTTAGCCCCATTCGTCATGCCGATTATTCAGGCTATACCGTTAAAATCAGCCCAGTGGTTGATTTCAGTCAATGCGAAAACGATATCGACACCGCCACTCGAATGAACCAAGTCGTCGAAGCGGAAATTATGCAAGCTCAAAGCCAATATATGTGGCTCCATCGCCGTTTCAAAACTCGCCCGCACGAGAATGATCCGAACCTTTATTGA
- the rdgB gene encoding RdgB/HAM1 family non-canonical purine NTP pyrophosphatase → MNKQKIVLATGNQGKVKEMADVLRAFGFDVVAQSEFGIESPEETGLTFIENALLKARHAAKITGLPAIADDSGLAVDALGGAPGLYSARYAGVDGDDAANRQKLLAEMAAVADEKRTAKFVSCIVFLQHDTDPTPKIALGECFGTILREERGTNGFGYDSLFFYPPKNCSFAELETAEKKSLSHRAIALQSLKQQFQEKL, encoded by the coding sequence ATGAACAAACAAAAAATCGTCCTTGCCACGGGTAATCAAGGTAAGGTAAAAGAAATGGCGGATGTGCTACGTGCGTTCGGTTTTGACGTAGTGGCACAAAGTGAATTTGGGATTGAATCACCTGAAGAAACGGGGCTGACCTTTATTGAAAATGCGTTACTCAAAGCCCGCCATGCCGCCAAAATCACAGGATTACCTGCGATTGCTGATGATTCGGGCTTGGCGGTAGATGCGTTGGGTGGTGCTCCAGGGCTTTATTCGGCACGCTATGCCGGTGTGGACGGCGATGATGCTGCGAATCGGCAAAAATTACTGGCAGAAATGGCAGCAGTAGCAGATGAAAAGCGTACCGCTAAATTTGTTAGCTGTATCGTTTTTTTGCAACACGACACCGATCCTACTCCTAAAATTGCGTTAGGCGAATGTTTTGGGACAATTTTGCGTGAAGAACGCGGTACAAACGGTTTTGGCTACGATTCACTGTTTTTCTATCCGCCGAAGAATTGTAGCTTTGCTGAGTTGGAAACAGCAGAAAAGAAAAGCCTTTCTCATAGAGCCATCGCCTTGCAATCCCTTAAACAACAATTTCAGGAGAAATTATGA
- a CDS encoding YbjQ family protein, whose translation MIITTTNQIENHQIVEYKGVVFGEVVSGANFARDFFASITDVIGGRSGAYESKISDSRQDALRELEKKAHKLGANAIVGVSFDYATLGTKNMFMVVATGTAVVVR comes from the coding sequence ATGATTATTACAACCACTAACCAAATTGAAAATCATCAAATCGTTGAATACAAAGGCGTGGTATTTGGCGAAGTTGTCTCTGGGGCAAATTTTGCCCGCGATTTTTTTGCTAGCATCACCGATGTCATTGGTGGGCGTTCTGGGGCCTATGAAAGCAAAATCAGCGATTCGCGCCAAGATGCGTTGCGTGAACTAGAAAAAAAGGCACATAAACTTGGTGCAAACGCCATTGTCGGCGTTTCTTTTGATTATGCGACACTGGGGACCAAAAATATGTTTATGGTGGTTGCAACGGGTACGGCGGTTGTGGTGCGTTAA
- a CDS encoding YcgN family cysteine cluster protein produces the protein MSNDLQKNALNSPLAANFWQTKSLLEMNEAEWEALCDGCGKCCYRKYIQGRGKREKLYYTRVACNLLDVETGKCCDYPNRFKLESDCTKLTKKNLPDFGWLPRTCAYRLLYEGKPLFDWHPLISKDPNSVKHADILIKHGIHEKEVIDWFEFVIDEV, from the coding sequence ATGTCGAATGACTTGCAAAAAAATGCCCTGAACTCACCGCTTGCAGCGAATTTTTGGCAAACCAAATCGTTGTTGGAAATGAATGAAGCGGAGTGGGAGGCACTATGCGATGGTTGCGGAAAGTGTTGCTATCGCAAATACATTCAAGGACGGGGCAAAAGAGAGAAATTGTATTACACTCGGGTGGCATGCAATTTGCTTGATGTGGAGACGGGCAAATGTTGCGATTATCCGAATCGCTTTAAACTTGAAAGCGATTGCACTAAGCTTACCAAAAAAAACTTACCCGATTTCGGTTGGCTGCCACGAACGTGTGCTTATCGGCTACTTTACGAAGGCAAGCCGTTATTTGATTGGCACCCGCTGATTTCCAAGGATCCCAACTCTGTTAAACATGCTGATATTTTAATCAAACACGGTATTCACGAAAAAGAGGTAATTGACTGGTTTGAATTTGTGATTGATGAAGTCTAA
- a CDS encoding SDR family oxidoreductase codes for MKTALVTGATAGFGLAICKTLIQNGYKVIGTGRRAERLAALQAELGENFLPLAFDVSDVAQTEAALKSRPAGWQAVDVLVNNAGLALGLEPAHKVELADWMQMIDTNIKGLVSVTRFILPEMVERNTGHVINLGSIAGNYPYPGGNVYGGTKAFVKQFSLNLRADLAGTKVRVSNIEPGLCGGTEFSNVRFKGDDEKAAKLYENVDYVSPQDIANIVLWLNQQPEHVNINRIEVMPTAQTFAPLSVHRG; via the coding sequence ATGAAAACTGCATTAGTAACAGGGGCAACCGCGGGCTTTGGCTTGGCGATTTGTAAAACCTTAATTCAAAATGGCTACAAAGTGATTGGTACGGGCAGACGTGCTGAGCGTTTAGCTGCACTGCAAGCCGAACTTGGCGAGAATTTCTTACCTTTAGCATTTGACGTGAGTGATGTTGCTCAAACGGAAGCCGCGTTAAAGTCACGCCCAGCAGGTTGGCAAGCTGTCGATGTATTGGTGAATAATGCAGGTTTGGCGTTAGGCTTAGAACCCGCTCATAAAGTGGAGCTTGCCGATTGGATGCAAATGATCGACACCAATATCAAAGGTTTGGTGTCAGTGACTCGTTTTATTTTACCAGAGATGGTGGAACGCAATACGGGTCATGTGATTAATTTAGGATCGATTGCGGGCAATTATCCGTACCCAGGTGGAAATGTTTACGGTGGTACCAAGGCATTTGTAAAACAATTCAGCTTGAACTTGCGTGCCGATTTAGCAGGAACTAAAGTGCGAGTAAGTAACATTGAGCCGGGGCTTTGCGGTGGCACAGAGTTTTCCAATGTCCGTTTTAAAGGCGATGATGAGAAAGCCGCAAAACTGTATGAAAATGTGGATTATGTCAGCCCGCAAGATATTGCGAATATTGTGCTTTGGCTTAACCAACAGCCAGAACACGTCAATATCAACCGCATTGAAGTGATGCCAACGGCACAAACCTTCGCTCCGCTTTCCGTTCACCGTGGATAA
- a CDS encoding NCS2 family permease, which produces MSLLCRFQIKERGSNVRQEIIAGLTTFLAMVYSVIVVPKMLSAAGFPADSVFVATCLVAGLGSILIGLWANVPMAIGCAISLTAFTAYSLVLGQGISVPVALGAIFLMGVVFTLVSVTGIRSWILRNLPSSIAHGAGIGIGLFLLLIASNGVGLVVSNQAGLPVKMGEFMSFPVIMSLLGLAAIIGLERRQVKGAILWVIIAITAIGLVFDPNVKFDGKVFKMPTFGENSQFLNLDIMGALNTAILPVVFALVMTAIFDATGTIRAVAGQANLLDKDGQIINGGRALTSDSLGSVLSGLFGTAPAAVYIESAAGTAVGGKTGLTAVVVGVLFLLMLFFQPLAFLVPGYATAPALMYVGLLMLSNVSKLDFDDFIGAMSGLVCAVFIVLTANIVTGIMLGFATLVIGRVISGEFNKLNIGTVVIAIVLVAFYALGYAI; this is translated from the coding sequence ATGTCTTTACTTTGTCGTTTCCAAATAAAGGAACGTGGCTCAAACGTTCGTCAGGAAATTATTGCGGGTCTAACCACGTTCTTAGCGATGGTTTATTCGGTGATCGTGGTACCCAAAATGTTAAGTGCTGCGGGCTTCCCTGCAGATTCGGTGTTTGTCGCAACCTGTTTAGTTGCAGGTCTTGGTTCAATTTTAATTGGCTTATGGGCAAATGTGCCGATGGCAATTGGTTGCGCTATTTCACTTACCGCCTTTACAGCCTACAGCTTAGTGCTAGGACAAGGTATTAGCGTCCCCGTTGCCTTAGGGGCGATCTTCTTAATGGGTGTGGTATTTACACTGGTTTCCGTAACGGGAATTCGTAGCTGGATTTTACGCAACTTACCTTCTAGCATCGCTCACGGTGCGGGGATTGGAATCGGTCTATTCTTATTACTCATTGCAAGTAACGGCGTGGGTTTAGTGGTAAGCAATCAGGCCGGTCTTCCCGTCAAAATGGGCGAGTTTATGTCATTCCCTGTCATCATGTCTTTACTTGGTTTAGCTGCCATTATCGGTTTAGAACGCCGACAAGTGAAAGGGGCTATTTTGTGGGTCATTATTGCGATTACCGCTATCGGTTTAGTTTTTGATCCGAATGTAAAATTTGACGGAAAAGTGTTCAAAATGCCAACTTTTGGTGAAAACTCACAGTTTCTCAATTTAGATATTATGGGGGCATTAAACACCGCAATTTTACCTGTTGTCTTTGCACTTGTGATGACGGCGATTTTTGACGCCACAGGCACTATTCGAGCGGTTGCAGGCCAAGCGAATTTACTGGATAAAGACGGGCAAATTATCAATGGCGGACGTGCTTTAACTTCTGATTCCTTAGGTAGTGTACTGTCAGGCTTATTCGGCACAGCACCCGCAGCGGTGTATATTGAATCTGCAGCGGGAACCGCGGTGGGTGGTAAAACAGGTTTAACTGCTGTCGTTGTTGGTGTGCTATTCCTGTTAATGTTATTCTTCCAACCACTTGCTTTTCTTGTTCCAGGTTACGCTACCGCTCCTGCGTTGATGTATGTTGGATTGTTAATGTTAAGCAACGTCTCAAAATTAGATTTTGATGATTTTATTGGAGCAATGTCTGGTTTAGTTTGTGCAGTATTCATTGTACTCACTGCTAACATCGTTACAGGCATTATGTTAGGTTTTGCAACGTTAGTTATCGGGCGTGTCATTTCAGGTGAGTTTAATAAATTAAATATCGGTACTGTTGTGATTGCTATTGTACTCGTTGCCTTCTATGCCTTAGGCTACGCTATTTAA
- a CDS encoding 3-deoxy-D-manno-octulosonic acid kinase: MAYYQFNANLVPSEQQGLVQQLLDCKTFAESDRLLGSSTGRGTTWFLNTEQELGVNSVRRHYYRGGLFSKIIKDRYFFLSLNATRAAQEFDLLNKMAQWQLPVPRPIAFKIDRCCGFYQADILLEKIANTQDLSHVLQHNTLDTKQYQQIGKLIRQLHDHQVHHSDLNIHNILLDQNGKFWLIDFDKCQIQQGDEWKSQNLARLLRSFHKEQIRLGILFDDENWQALLKGYASN, from the coding sequence ATGGCATATTACCAATTTAATGCCAACCTTGTACCCTCTGAGCAACAAGGTTTGGTTCAACAACTTTTAGATTGCAAAACTTTCGCTGAATCTGACCGCTTGTTGGGGTCATCGACAGGGCGTGGAACAACGTGGTTCCTCAATACTGAGCAAGAATTAGGCGTTAATAGTGTTCGTCGGCACTACTATCGTGGCGGGTTGTTTAGCAAGATCATTAAAGATCGCTATTTCTTTCTCTCTCTCAATGCCACAAGAGCCGCGCAAGAGTTTGATTTATTAAATAAAATGGCACAATGGCAACTGCCTGTTCCCCGCCCGATTGCATTTAAAATCGACCGCTGCTGTGGCTTCTATCAAGCGGATATTTTGTTGGAAAAAATTGCCAATACCCAAGATTTAAGCCACGTTTTGCAACACAACACGTTAGACACGAAACAATATCAACAAATAGGAAAACTGATTCGACAATTGCACGATCATCAAGTGCACCATTCCGATCTCAACATTCACAATATTTTGCTCGATCAAAACGGCAAATTTTGGCTGATTGACTTCGACAAGTGTCAAATTCAGCAAGGTGATGAATGGAAATCGCAAAATCTCGCCCGCTTGCTTCGCTCTTTCCACAAAGAACAAATCCGTTTGGGCATTTTATTTGATGATGAAAATTGGCAGGCACTTTTAAAAGGTTATGCGTCTAATTAA
- the folE gene encoding GTP cyclohydrolase I FolE: MSNISPEAQSVRAALLEKGIETPTVAHTKDKAVRRSEIQQHMRSVLELLGLDLRDDSLEETPHRLAKMYVDEIFSGLDYETFPKITKIKNQMKVSEMVLVDDITLTSTCEHHFVTIDGKVAVAYYPKDWVIGLSKINRVVQFFAQRPQVQERFTEQILTAFQTILETEDVAVYVKATHFCVKCRGVKDTNSQTLTSAFGGVFLQDRETRKEFLSLLSK, translated from the coding sequence ATGAGCAATATCTCCCCAGAAGCCCAAAGCGTACGAGCTGCCTTACTTGAGAAAGGCATTGAAACCCCAACAGTTGCCCATACCAAAGATAAAGCGGTACGCCGCAGTGAAATTCAGCAGCATATGCGTTCGGTGTTGGAATTACTTGGCTTGGATCTGCGAGATGACAGCCTTGAAGAAACGCCCCATCGTCTAGCCAAAATGTATGTGGACGAAATTTTCAGTGGACTAGACTATGAAACTTTCCCGAAAATCACCAAAATCAAAAACCAGATGAAAGTGAGCGAAATGGTGTTGGTCGATGACATTACCCTAACCAGCACTTGTGAGCATCATTTTGTGACTATTGATGGTAAAGTAGCGGTTGCTTATTATCCGAAAGATTGGGTGATCGGCTTGTCTAAAATTAACCGTGTAGTACAGTTTTTTGCCCAACGTCCGCAGGTACAAGAGCGTTTTACTGAACAAATTCTCACGGCTTTCCAAACCATTTTAGAAACAGAAGATGTGGCGGTTTATGTGAAAGCCACCCACTTCTGCGTGAAATGCCGTGGCGTGAAAGACACCAACAGCCAAACCCTCACTTCGGCATTTGGCGGCGTGTTCCTGCAAGACCGTGAAACCCGCAAAGAGTTTTTATCGTTATTGAGTAAGTAG
- the truA gene encoding tRNA pseudouridine(38-40) synthase TruA: MKIALGIEYDGSRYFGWQRQQNVDSVQQKLEEALSIIANSPVDVFCAGRTDAGVHGTGQVVHFETDAKRPLQSWCFGTNAHLPPDIAVKWAVEVPEDFHARFSATARRYRYIIYNHKLRSAILPFGVSHYYHSLDVEKMHEAGQFLLGENDFSSFRAAQCQSHTPWRNVHHLNVSRQGDYIIVDIQANAFVHHMVRNIVGSLIEVGQGIQSAEWIKWLLEQRDRTLAAPTAKAEGLYLVDVTYPDQFSIPKGKLGPLFLAD, encoded by the coding sequence ATGAAAATCGCCCTTGGTATTGAATATGATGGCAGCCGCTATTTTGGTTGGCAACGCCAGCAGAATGTGGATTCCGTCCAACAAAAATTAGAAGAAGCACTGTCGATTATCGCTAATTCGCCCGTTGATGTATTTTGTGCGGGGAGAACTGATGCGGGGGTGCACGGCACGGGGCAGGTGGTACACTTTGAAACGGATGCCAAACGCCCGTTACAAAGTTGGTGTTTTGGCACCAATGCCCACTTACCGCCCGATATTGCAGTGAAATGGGCTGTGGAAGTACCAGAGGATTTTCACGCTCGTTTTAGTGCAACCGCTCGCCGTTATCGCTACATTATCTATAATCACAAGCTTCGCTCGGCAATTTTACCTTTTGGCGTGTCTCATTATTATCACTCGCTTGATGTGGAAAAAATGCATGAAGCGGGGCAGTTTCTACTGGGCGAGAACGACTTCAGTTCTTTCCGGGCCGCCCAGTGCCAATCCCATACGCCTTGGCGAAATGTGCATCATCTTAACGTCAGCCGTCAAGGCGATTACATCATCGTGGATATTCAAGCCAATGCCTTTGTTCATCATATGGTGCGAAATATTGTTGGCAGCTTGATTGAAGTCGGGCAAGGCATACAGTCAGCGGAATGGATAAAATGGCTACTTGAACAGCGTGATCGCACCCTTGCCGCCCCGACAGCCAAAGCCGAAGGACTGTATTTAGTTGATGTGACTTACCCCGACCAATTTTCCATTCCAAAAGGAAAATTAGGTCCACTCTTTTTAGCCGATTAG
- a CDS encoding Na+/H+ antiporter NhaC family protein, with amino-acid sequence MSPIDYSASAWSLVPAMLALLLAILTRKVILSLSIGIIVGAVMLQGGDPVNSLLHLKNSVLSLVYGEDGLNSNNINIILFLVLLGILTALLSLSGSNQAFATWVQKRIKGRRGAKLMAAGLVFFTFIDDYFHSLAVGAIARPVTDKFKVSRAKLAYILDSTAAPMCVLMPISSWGAYIITLIAGLLATYGITGYSPLGAFMTMSAMNFYAIFSMVMVFLVAYFTIDIGSMKRFEREALAQSEQAQENIQGDGKVINLVLPIVTLILATVAMMMYTGNQALAADGKPFDILGAFENTTVGISLVVGGVSALVVATICIFAAHQITVPEYFKAYVIGAKSMSGAILILCFAWTINGIVGDMQTGKYLSTLVASSIDPAFLPAILFVLGTGMAFSTGTSWGTFGIMLPIAAAMAANADPSLLLPCLSAVMAGAVCGDHCSPISDTTILSSTGAQCNHMDHVTSQLPYAMLVAIATIAGYLVLGFTKSAWLGFATTAAVLAVIVLVIVKRKDDLS; translated from the coding sequence ATGAGTCCAATTGATTATTCCGCATCGGCATGGTCGCTCGTACCAGCAATGCTTGCTTTATTACTTGCTATATTGACCCGCAAAGTCATTTTATCCTTAAGTATCGGGATTATTGTCGGTGCGGTTATGTTACAAGGTGGCGATCCTGTTAATTCACTTCTCCATTTAAAAAATAGTGTACTTTCATTAGTTTATGGCGAAGATGGATTAAACAGCAACAATATCAACATTATCTTATTCCTTGTGTTATTAGGCATTCTTACCGCTCTACTCAGTCTTTCTGGTAGTAACCAAGCTTTTGCGACTTGGGTACAAAAACGTATTAAAGGCAGACGTGGGGCTAAATTAATGGCAGCTGGGCTCGTCTTTTTCACCTTCATTGATGACTACTTCCACAGCCTTGCCGTAGGTGCTATCGCTCGTCCTGTGACCGATAAATTCAAAGTATCACGAGCAAAACTTGCCTATATTTTAGACTCAACTGCCGCACCAATGTGTGTTTTAATGCCAATCTCCAGTTGGGGGGCATACATTATTACGCTTATTGCTGGTTTATTAGCCACTTATGGGATTACTGGCTACTCTCCACTAGGTGCGTTTATGACAATGAGTGCAATGAATTTCTATGCCATTTTTTCCATGGTTATGGTATTTCTGGTTGCTTATTTCACCATTGATATTGGTTCAATGAAACGTTTTGAACGCGAAGCATTAGCCCAATCTGAACAAGCTCAAGAGAATATTCAAGGCGATGGTAAAGTCATCAACCTAGTTTTACCTATTGTTACACTCATTCTTGCGACAGTTGCGATGATGATGTACACAGGTAATCAAGCTCTTGCTGCAGATGGAAAACCGTTTGATATCTTGGGGGCATTTGAAAATACGACAGTAGGTATTTCTTTAGTTGTGGGTGGTGTCAGTGCATTAGTTGTCGCAACCATTTGTATTTTTGCCGCTCACCAAATCACTGTACCAGAATACTTTAAAGCCTATGTAATTGGGGCAAAATCAATGTCTGGTGCCATTCTCATTCTCTGTTTTGCCTGGACCATCAACGGCATCGTTGGCGATATGCAAACAGGTAAATATCTCTCAACGCTTGTCGCAAGCAGCATTGATCCTGCGTTTTTACCTGCTATTCTTTTCGTACTTGGCACAGGTATGGCATTCTCAACGGGAACAAGCTGGGGGACATTCGGTATTATGTTACCAATTGCCGCCGCAATGGCAGCCAATGCTGATCCAAGTTTACTACTTCCTTGCTTATCTGCAGTGATGGCTGGTGCAGTGTGTGGCGACCACTGTTCACCGATTTCAGATACCACTATTTTGTCATCGACTGGAGCACAGTGTAATCACATGGATCACGTAACATCACAATTGCCATATGCGATGCTGGTTGCAATTGCCACTATTGCAGGTTATTTAGTTCTTGGCTTTACCAAATCGGCTTGGCTTGGTTTTGCAACGACTGCGGCCGTCTTGGCGGTTATTGTGTTAGTGATTGTGAAAAGAAAAGACGACTTGTCTTAA
- a CDS encoding H-NS family nucleoid-associated regulatory protein encodes MSEVLKTLNNIRSLRAAVRDLSLVQLEGIAEKLATVIDEKREAIKAEEAEKAKRLAGLNKYKELLEKDGISAEELVLLLGSSGETKKRESRAARPAKYKYVTEQGVEKTWTGQGRTPFAIQKALDAGKSLKDFEI; translated from the coding sequence ATGTCTGAAGTATTAAAAACATTGAACAATATTCGTAGTTTACGTGCTGCTGTGCGTGATCTTTCATTGGTTCAATTAGAAGGAATTGCTGAGAAATTAGCTACGGTGATTGATGAAAAACGTGAAGCAATTAAGGCAGAAGAAGCTGAAAAGGCAAAACGTTTAGCAGGTTTAAATAAATATAAAGAGCTTCTTGAAAAAGACGGTATTTCTGCAGAAGAATTAGTATTGTTATTAGGCTCTTCAGGCGAAACTAAAAAACGTGAATCACGTGCAGCACGTCCAGCAAAATATAAATATGTGACAGAACAAGGCGTTGAAAAAACGTGGACTGGTCAAGGAAGAACGCCATTTGCCATTCAAAAAGCGTTAGATGCAGGTAAATCATTAAAAGATTTCGAAATCTAA